One Arthrobacter sp. StoSoilB20 DNA segment encodes these proteins:
- a CDS encoding GNAT family protein has translation MPEIELPIITDRLILRRFDAEDLERFHGYQSLPETARFLFRNELSKTKAMEVLGRYANFEFKQEGDWVCLAIERKDQPGLLGEVVLKWLEGTGQAEVGWILHPDAQGHGFATEAAEAVLRLAFETLSFHRVDAKLDALNEGSAGIATRLGMRLEATLVDNWHYKGQWATENIYAILDSEWRTRHHPWTRTIN, from the coding sequence ATGCCCGAAATTGAGCTCCCCATCATCACAGACCGACTCATTCTGCGCCGTTTCGACGCCGAGGACCTTGAGAGATTCCACGGCTACCAGTCCCTTCCCGAAACGGCCCGCTTCCTTTTCCGCAACGAACTGAGCAAGACCAAGGCCATGGAAGTCCTGGGCCGCTACGCGAACTTCGAGTTCAAGCAGGAAGGCGACTGGGTGTGCCTGGCCATCGAGCGGAAGGACCAGCCTGGCCTCCTTGGCGAGGTAGTGCTGAAATGGCTCGAAGGGACCGGACAAGCCGAGGTTGGCTGGATTCTCCACCCGGATGCCCAGGGCCACGGCTTCGCCACAGAGGCAGCGGAGGCGGTCCTGCGGCTTGCCTTCGAAACGCTGTCATTCCACCGGGTTGACGCCAAACTGGACGCCCTCAACGAAGGATCGGCCGGAATTGCCACGCGCCTGGGCATGCGGCTTGAAGCCACCCTGGTGGATAACTGGCATTACAAGGGCCAGTGGGCAACGGAAAATATCTACGCGATTCTCGACTCCGAATGGCGCACCCGGCACCACCCCTGGACCCGGACCATCAACTGA
- a CDS encoding EAL domain-containing protein, producing MSEGKMYSGNDPRLGLLLEGIVKLAAGDLHTRIEVSNARDEIDAVIMGTNLLAEDLQIVYEELEQRVQARTRQLNEAHLAMQHMAMTDPLTGLNNRSAFATALSEAQARGVESGLKAAILLLDMDGFKTINDSLGHTIGDKVLETVATRITGAVREQDMVARMGGDEFAVLIPDVTPAAAASIGNRILAAVIGPMEIEGQHLRCGASMGLRMADPGHRAEELMMEADIAMYESKADGRGKLKVFEPAMLHARQMRNQLVGELKEAITGSQLVLFYQPIIRLDTREIEGVEALVRWNHPTRGLIMPDEFIPIAEETGMISDLGGWVLRTAVEQLKQWRTDPLTAGHNFSMRINVSAADLQRLEFIEDVREALASAGLDPSLLVLELTESAVIQGNDLDRYTLNSLRRLGVGLEIDDFGTGYSSISYLRQLPVDTVKVDRTLLSALGSDPSQPALLAAVLQLIRACGLAAVWEGVETADQAEYLLSIGCTSGQGYYFSRPLPEAQLTEQLKHHKTWPVS from the coding sequence ATGTCCGAAGGAAAGATGTACTCCGGCAACGACCCGCGCCTGGGACTCCTCCTGGAAGGCATCGTCAAGCTGGCAGCCGGTGACCTCCACACGAGGATCGAAGTCTCAAACGCACGCGACGAAATCGACGCCGTGATCATGGGTACCAACCTCCTGGCTGAGGACCTGCAGATCGTTTACGAGGAACTGGAGCAGCGGGTCCAGGCGCGCACCCGGCAGCTCAACGAAGCCCACTTGGCGATGCAGCACATGGCCATGACGGATCCCCTGACCGGCTTGAACAACCGATCAGCTTTTGCCACGGCGCTTAGCGAAGCACAGGCACGCGGTGTTGAGAGCGGCCTCAAAGCAGCCATCCTCCTCCTGGATATGGACGGCTTCAAAACAATCAACGACTCCCTGGGGCACACCATTGGGGACAAGGTCCTGGAAACGGTGGCCACCAGGATCACCGGGGCCGTCCGCGAGCAGGACATGGTGGCCCGCATGGGCGGGGACGAGTTCGCCGTGCTTATTCCCGACGTCACCCCGGCCGCAGCGGCATCCATTGGCAACCGGATCCTCGCTGCCGTCATAGGCCCCATGGAGATTGAAGGGCAACACCTGCGTTGTGGGGCCAGCATGGGCCTGCGGATGGCGGACCCCGGGCACCGCGCCGAGGAATTGATGATGGAAGCGGACATCGCCATGTACGAGTCCAAGGCTGACGGTCGCGGCAAACTCAAGGTGTTCGAGCCAGCCATGCTGCATGCCCGGCAGATGCGGAACCAGTTGGTGGGTGAGCTCAAAGAGGCAATCACCGGCTCGCAACTGGTGCTGTTCTACCAGCCCATCATCCGGCTTGATACCCGCGAAATCGAAGGTGTGGAAGCGTTGGTCCGCTGGAACCACCCCACCCGTGGGCTCATCATGCCGGACGAGTTCATTCCCATTGCCGAGGAAACGGGAATGATTTCCGACCTGGGCGGCTGGGTGCTCCGCACCGCCGTCGAGCAATTGAAGCAATGGCGTACCGACCCCCTCACGGCGGGTCACAACTTCAGCATGCGCATCAACGTTTCAGCGGCGGACCTGCAGCGGCTGGAGTTCATCGAAGACGTCCGCGAGGCCTTGGCGTCGGCTGGTCTGGACCCGTCGCTGCTGGTCCTGGAGCTTACCGAGAGCGCCGTCATCCAAGGCAACGACCTTGACCGCTACACGCTCAACAGCCTGCGCCGGCTGGGGGTGGGATTGGAAATCGACGATTTCGGCACCGGTTACTCCTCCATCAGCTACCTGCGCCAGCTCCCAGTGGATACGGTCAAAGTGGACCGGACCCTGCTCTCGGCGCTGGGCAGCGACCCGTCCCAGCCCGCGCTGCTGGCCGCCGTGCTGCAGTTGATCCGCGCCTGTGGCCTCGCTGCAGTGTGGGAAGGCGTAGAGACTGCCGACCAGGCCGAGTATCTCCTCAGCATCGGGTGCACCAGCGGCCAGGGGTACTACTTCAGCCGGCCCTTGCCCGAGGCGCAGCTGACCGAGCAGCTGAAGCACCACAAGACCTGGCCCGTCAGTTGA